From Permianibacter aggregans, a single genomic window includes:
- a CDS encoding DUF3025 domain-containing protein, which yields MQNAQSSDWRAQFWRQHPAFEVVADCVEALAWSDWPDAEPYYRQLSAAHLPIRFAEVSDVSYEQHIAATGAVPTRYANWHDYFNALIWNVFPNSKQALNDLHLLAKSGGSQRGSRRDAATLFDESGVVFACSYPALSDALMQMDWPTLFQTQRQQWHRQVKALMFGHGALDKLRSPYIGLTAHALVVPVDAWLLQQPMPILRAEIDRQLSKIISEMAADWTPADLYPLPLLGIPGWWPENDNPEFYANEQYFRRQRRRQEKSTRQS from the coding sequence ATGCAGAATGCGCAGAGTTCTGACTGGCGGGCGCAGTTTTGGCGTCAACATCCGGCGTTCGAGGTTGTCGCCGATTGTGTCGAAGCGCTGGCCTGGTCTGACTGGCCGGATGCTGAGCCGTATTATCGGCAGCTCTCGGCTGCCCATCTGCCGATTCGTTTTGCTGAAGTTAGCGATGTCTCCTACGAACAGCACATTGCTGCCACCGGCGCGGTACCTACCCGGTATGCCAACTGGCATGATTATTTCAACGCGCTGATCTGGAATGTGTTTCCGAATAGCAAGCAAGCGCTGAATGATTTGCATCTGCTGGCCAAATCCGGTGGCAGTCAGCGCGGTAGCCGGCGCGATGCGGCGACGCTTTTTGATGAAAGCGGTGTGGTGTTTGCCTGCAGTTATCCGGCGCTTTCGGACGCGTTGATGCAGATGGATTGGCCGACGTTGTTTCAGACGCAGCGGCAACAATGGCATCGTCAGGTGAAGGCGCTGATGTTCGGTCACGGTGCACTGGATAAACTGCGCTCGCCGTATATCGGTCTGACCGCGCATGCACTGGTGGTACCGGTCGATGCATGGTTGTTGCAACAGCCGATGCCAATTTTGCGCGCCGAAATCGATCGGCAATTATCAAAAATTATCAGCGAAATGGCCGCAGACTGGACGCCGGCCGATTTGTATCCACTGCCGTTGCTTGGCATTCCCGGATGGTGGCCGGAAAACGACAATCCTGAATTTTATGCCAACGAACAGTATTTTCGCCGACAACGCCGGCGTCAGGAAAAATCCACCAGGCAAAGCTGA
- a CDS encoding DUF3293 domain-containing protein produces the protein MLEPSLLEAYRHTDYFINLGAEQLCLRVDEPYPALDSLLRTYRCNSAALITADNPCSQLLTDEQNQQRRQQLDTELQQRQFISFQGFNRAPHGDWPDEQTRLVLGIDYVNAETLARQFEQNGFLFFEPQKAVQLCLVDFS, from the coding sequence ATGCTCGAGCCCAGCCTGCTGGAGGCCTACCGACACACCGATTACTTCATCAATCTCGGCGCCGAACAGCTGTGCTTGCGCGTTGATGAACCCTACCCTGCTCTCGATTCCTTGCTGCGCACCTATCGGTGCAACTCCGCCGCATTGATCACGGCTGACAACCCATGCTCACAGCTGCTGACTGACGAGCAAAATCAACAACGTCGCCAGCAATTGGACACCGAATTGCAACAGCGACAATTTATCAGCTTTCAAGGTTTCAATCGGGCACCACACGGTGACTGGCCGGATGAACAGACGCGATTGGTGCTCGGCATTGATTACGTTAACGCTGAGACGCTCGCCCGCCAGTTTGAACAAAACGGCTTTCTGTTTTTCGAACCGCAAAAAGCCGTTCAGCTTTGCCTGGTGGATTTTTCCTGA